TGCGACTCTCTGCCTGCATCGGCAAACGAAATAATAGCTCTTCAGGCCAGTGATTCAACAGATCTTGAGGCAAACCGCGAGTCTCAGGGCCAAACACCAAAGCATCGCCCGCTTGATAGTCAACCCGATCATAAGACTGCTGACCATGCGTCTCGCATAAAAAAACACGATTGCACTCGGAATTTCTTAAAAAGGCGTGAAAATTCTCGTGTACTTGCATCTCTTTCCATTCGTAATAATCCAAGCCTGCACGCTTCAAGCGCTTATCATCGACATCAAATCCTAACGGCTTAATCAGATGCAGTTTAAAACCAACATTTGCACATAACCGAATAATATTGCCTGTGTTTGGCGGGATTTCAGGCTCATAGAGCACCACGTGCAACATTGAACACTCCAACAGATTATCTTTTCAAAAAACCCCGATTATATAAGGCGGGCTGTACAGGTTCAAGTCAGATCGCTTTCGGTTATTTCAAGCGCTTATTTTTCTTTTTAAAGGCGAGCTTTTGCATGCTCTCAACTTGGTCATGCTCATCGACAATCTCGCGCCCTAGCAGCTCTTCAATAATGTCCTCTAGTGTCACAATGCCTTGCACACTACCATATTCATCAACGACCAACATAATCTGCAAGCGCTGATTAAGCATATCGTTAAACACTTTGGCAATAGAAAACTTATCCAAGGTCGCAACCAACTCGCGCGAGTAATAAGACAGCTGGTTTTGATAATTATTTCTCGCCGCTGCCAATAATAAATCTTCACGCATGACAAAACCAACCATACTGTCTTGGTCCTCTGCATGAATTAAGATTCTCGAAAAAGGGGCTTGGTCATACTTATGAAAAAAAGTCTCAACGGTCATCTCGCTAGACAGCGAAAAGACCACTGTTCGCGGCGT
This genomic stretch from Piscirickettsia litoralis harbors:
- the trmL gene encoding tRNA (uridine(34)/cytosine(34)/5-carboxymethylaminomethyluridine(34)-2'-O)-methyltransferase TrmL, which gives rise to MLHVVLYEPEIPPNTGNIIRLCANVGFKLHLIKPLGFDVDDKRLKRAGLDYYEWKEMQVHENFHAFLRNSECNRVFLCETHGQQSYDRVDYQAGDALVFGPETRGLPQDLLNHWPEELLFRLPMQAESRSMNLSNCVAVVVYEAWRHLGFSGAAGFN